The segment tgtgtactgcactacttttcaccagggccctaaaagccctggtcaaaagtagtggactacagtataaagggaataggattcCATTTGAGACTCATCCATGTTGTTTCTGTTGTTATATGGTCCCTTGGTGGGCCTCACCTGTTTGGATGCCAGTACTGCAGACCCCTGGGCCCCCTGCGGCCCTTGTGTGGCCTGGCTGGCCTGGTTCTTAGTTGGCCAAGGACTGCTGTCTTTACTGAGCCCTCGTGCCTCAGCAATGTCCACCCCACTGTCCTCACTCAGAGTCTGACCACTGTCTGACAGCTGGGACAATGTGGTGCCTGGATACATAAAGGAAAGTAGATTTGATTATATATACATGCATGTAAAGCCATACTCACAGgcaagcacacagacacacacaggcacaagtacacagatacacacacacacattgatctTTACCTCTCTGCTGGGGCTCGGGCCTGACCTCAGCAGTCAGTCTGTGTGCGTCGGCCATGACAAACAAACGTCCCTggctgagggagggagagcagggggaGCAGGGCCTGTCTGGACTACATGGGGGAGGTcccagcacagagagagagggacagggtgaaggacagggggagggaaagggggacAGACATGGGGAGGGGCcaggggagggacagggagagagacagggagagagacatggggagggACCAGGGGAGGTAGCAGGCTTCTCATGGGAGCAGGATCTGAAGATGGGAAGCTTGATGAATTTGTCCTTGTTCTGAGGACCAGAGGGCTTGGGATGAAGGGAGCCAGGGCAGGAATGGTGGCCGGAGCTGGAGCAGCCGTGGTGTGTTTGGTGGGTGTGGTGGTCGGAGGAGGTAGTTGTGGAGATGTGGAGGGAGTTTTGGCAGGTGTGGTGAAGAGAGTTCATGGATGTGTCATTGCCAGAGCTTGGATAGACACTATGGCCAGTGCCAGGGTTGGGGGTGGTATGATGGCCAGGGTTGGGGGTGGTATGATGGCCAGGGTTGGAGCTGTTATGATGGCCAGGTTTGGAGCTGTTATGATGGCCAGGATTGGAGCTATTATGATGCCCAGGGTTGGGACAGGTGTGATGGACGTCAGAGCTAGGGGAGGTGGAAGTTTGGTGGTTGGAGAAGCTTTGGAAGGCTTTAAGGTGTTTGTGGTGACATTCCTGGTGCAGCCTGGTAGGGGCAGTAAAGACCAGGCCAGATTGGGAGTGTCTGGATAAGAGGTTCTTGGActgctccctctccctgtcccttgGATGTCTGGGCTGGGTCTGTCCAGGTCCAGGGGGATGAGGAGGCTTGAAGAATGGAGGAGACTCAGCTGTAGACTGCACTTCATTCTAGAAACAAAAAGGGACATTGTACAGAATTCTTTTACAAACTAAAGTCTGTCTGATGAAGGTCACCAAATGTCGTTTTTTCATGGAGACAGTGTCACGCCTCACCTTTAAAATGCATTGTTCAAAAACATTAGCATTTAGTTATAATCCTGCACATCATAAAACCTGACTATGATTTCAATCAGTCTGAAACAAACTCAAACTCACATACAGACTCACCAATGTAACGTCAGGTAGGACATTAGTGGTTGCCCCTGGATCTTGCTGTACAATGTCACCATGTGAGCACTCCtgctgaaagagagacagagactcaaGGTTGGTGTGTTACAATAATATGACTTCACCTGGTATTCCAcctgaattgttagatactactgaattgttagatactactgaattgttagatattactgaattgttagatattactgaattgttagatactactgaattgttagatattactgaattgttagatactactgaattgttagatattactgaactgttagatactactgaattgttagatactactgaattgttagatattactgaattgttagatattactgaattgttagatactactgaattgttagatactactgaattgttagatactactgaattgttagatactactgaattgttagatactactgaattgttagatactactgaattgttagatattactgaattgttagatactactgaattgttagatattactgaattgttagatattactgaattgttagatactactgaattgttagatactactgaattgttagatactactgaattgttagatactactgcactgttggagctaagaacataagcatttcgctacacccgcaataacacctgctaaatatgtgtatgtgaccaataaaatttgatttgatttgatcgtaTCATTCAAAATAAACAGGCCCAGCCATAGACTCACTGACCTGCCTCCCAGTACAATGTTGTGAGACAATCATGTGCTGAAACATTAACCATGAACTGTGACTAAAGACCTCAATCAACCATTAACACAGGAAGTTAATTTAGTGGATACAATTTAAATGAACTACAATGACTTGTTAACTAAGGGTGGGATTTTACAGCTATAGTAATGATGATGTCAACATGATCAATTATACAAGCACAGAGTGGACAAGCTCAGCAGAAACAGCCAGGCTTGGCAACCAGCCAGGCATGGCAACCAGCCAGCCATGGCAACCAGCCAGCCATATCAAACAGACAGCAACACTGTCACCTTGGACCATGGGGAAACtgtcaaacacatgcacacacccacgTTCACGCACGCTAACATGAACAACTGCGTAGCACAAAAGACATCCTTGGGTTCAGCTCAGTCATCTTAAAGATAACCTCTTCTCACAATTGTTTCAAATCCTGCTGGTTCACCGCTGAATAATCTCTGCTTTGTTGGaaaaaatggcacactattctgtattccctatatagtacactacttttgaccagagccatatggtcaaaagtagtgcagtaaatagggaatagggtgccattgtggATACAAACACTGTTTTAACAGTTTCTATTAAAGCGTGGCTGGGTCTCAGACTCAGTTGGAtggttactgtcacgccctgaccatagagagccattgtttctctatggggtagtaggtcagggcgtgactagtgagtgatctagtatatctatgtctatgttgtgttctagtttctttttctatgttggtgttttgtatgattcccaattagaggcagctggtaatcgttgtctctaattggggatcctatttaagtagttatttttcccacctgtgtttgtgggatcttgtttatgtgtagttgcctgtgagcactccattgTATTCACGTTTCGTTCATTCTTTATTGTGTTTGTGCGTTACagttaataaacatgtggaaaccatatcacgctgcaccttggtccgataattcttacaacgaacgtgacagttACAGTGTGTTATAATGTTTTGTAGAGTGACTTGGCAGAGTGAGGTCCCATTCAGCTGGTCCGGGCCACAACAGTGGAATATTGATGCTACAGAACACTGCTGTTCAGTAATCTCATCTGAAATTACTGCTCCGTTTCATTTGACACTGGCAACAGTCAGAGTGCAACTTTAACCATGAAAGATGCCAGGAAGAaacacccacatacagtatacagccaCAGGCACCATAGACTTCAATAGACACGCAAGCATGCACCCATGCACACacgaatgaacacacacacacactttgaataGTCCAGAACCATCCAATAGGAACACACCTGTAAGTCCATCCATCCTACACTGTTCCTCCTACCTTGGCAGAGCAGAGAGTGGCTGGGTTGGAGTGGCTGTGGCTGGCTGAGGGCTCAGTGTGTAGACAGCGGCTGTATGGGTGCGCAGGGTGTAGGGATCCTATTCCTCCGTGCCAGGCCTTCAGAGCCTCCCTCTCGCGGTGCAGCACCAGGCCATCATACAGCTCCAGTTCCTGGGGAGCCACCTGACTACGCACCTCAGATAGCAGGGACAactagagggaggagaggagcataGGATTAGAATGAGTAGAATGGGCCTCCTCATTCAATTAAATGATTCCATAATGAGTGGACTGTTGGCCATATTGAGTGGACTGGTGGCCATTTTGACTGGACTGGTGGCCATTTTGAGTTGCCAAATAAAAGGTGAGAAGGGGAATCGGCACACCGCGTTATGCTCCCATGGGAATTTATAAGACAACGTTTTGAGCACCATGTTTTGATCAGGTCTCCTTTGACAAAGAGAACTAGAGGGAGGCCAGAAGGAAGAATGGATTAACAACTGATACCAGGAACCTCCTAGAGAACATGCATGGGCATTTTGGATGAGTGACTGTGTGTACATGAAATTCAAATGTTCTCAACAGTTGTGGAGGTACCATCATCAAGAGAGTAAAAGATTGACCATAAGATGAACCAGGCACCCAGGTGTATCCcgaatgccaccctattccctatatagtgcactactttttaccagagcccaatagtacactatatatagaatagggtgtgtTACCTTGGCATGGGTGTTGAAGAGCTCAAACAGGGCCATGGTCAGTGGCTCCAGGCCGATGTGTCCCTCCTGGTACTCCCGCAGGTAGTAACCCatggtctgtctctctgggtctgtCAGCAGCAGGAAGGCCTGCTCCTCCAGAGACACTTGGAAACCCGGGGGCCCCACACCTTGACACACAGACTgattggagggatggagggatagaaggagggagggaaagagagagtgggtgggGGGAGAGAATGAATGAACCCACATGAAAAAAAGACTACAATTTACTATGTAATTAtttagtaaactgtagtatattATACACTGTAGTATCACTTGATCGTGTAGTGCTTACCATAGAactttgtagtatactgtagttatTATCATGTTCACTCTTTTTaacctgcactgttggagctcagAGCTTAATAATCTCACTCTACtgcaagtttattttattttttcacctttatttagctagggaagtcagttaagaacaaattcttattttcaatgacggcctaggaacagtgggttaactgccttgttcagtggcagaacgacagatttgaccttgtcagctcgggtattcgatcttgcaaccttttggtttctAGTCTAacgctcgaaccactaggctacctgccaccccaaattaCATCTGCTACCCtatgcatgtgactaataaactcaTCTAGAATACTATACTCCAAACTGTAGTAACCCTCAGTCATGTGTAATAGCTCTACTTACTATATtattttgtagtatactgtagaaacACTACAGTTTTGTTTTACTATAGTAATACTGCAgaatttaatttgcatatactccaccCATTACCCTATCCATATGTGCCACCCATGACTGAGAAAAGTACATgacaagtatagaccatatattgttTTCCCTATAGGAATAGAAAAGctcagaagctctgaactatctgTTCAGACTCAAGTcatacctacctacaggttatggaaaatgtacTCTTTTAGTATTtgtccagtaggtttcctcaaggagaaagcctccacttcCAAGTCAAAGATAGGAAAACAGaaacacaacttttttttttttactactgtaaatactacagtaaagtccataaaaacactactgtaaatactacagtatactacagtaaagtccacaaaaacactacagtaaatactatagtatacttaAGTAAAGTCTATAAAGCACTACAGTAAAGTCCACAAAAGCACTACAGTGAATGATTTACAcagagtgtataaaacattaggaacacctgctctttccatgacatagactgaccaggtgaatccagttgaaagctatgatcccttattgatgtcacttgttaaatccacaactgtgggaagcattggagtcaacacgggccaACATCCCTATGGAATGTTTTCAGCACCGTGtatagtccatgccccgacgaattgaggcagttctgagggcaaaatagggtgttcttaatgttttgtatatggCACACTATTAGTgcactgcactacatagggaatagggtgccatttggaacactacCCTAACAGTCAGCTGCTAGCGTGCCTGACCTCAgtccctgcctccccctgccaCAGCCAGCTAGAGAGCACAGCCAGCTAAAGAGCACAACACAGCCttcatctcttcatctctctgtcAAAGAAACACAATGTCAAGCGCATTTTATTCAATCTTTCAAGACACCAGGCTTAGATTTTAAGTTTaattcatgttttgtacactcagtgtagtatataaatatagtaatgctacagtatttataccatagctctcccttccggcgccgacagagatggccgcctcgcttcgcggtcctaggaaactatgcagtattttgtttttttatgtattatttcttacattgttaccccaggaaatctttttttttttttttacatacagtcgggaggaactattggatataagagcaacgccaactcaccaacattacgaccagtaatacgactttcccaaagtggatcctctgtttggtccatcacccaggacaatggatcggatcccagccggcgacccaaaacaacggcaccgcagaaggggcagatggagcggtcttctggtcaagCTCCGTAGGCGGGCACAttgcgcaccgctcccgagcataccactcgccaatgtccagtctcttgacaacaaggtagacgaaagtCGGattcggtacagccacctggtttcttcacgcatcgcgccgacagaaacaagcatctctctggtaagaagaagggcggggtgtatgccttatgattaacgagacgtggtgtgatcataacaacatacaggaactcaagtccttttgttcacctgacttagaattccttacaatcaaatgccgaccgcattatctaccaagagaattctcttcgatcataatcacagtcgtgtatatttcCCCACAAACAGACACATCGAAAGGCCCTAAAataacttcatttgactctatgtaaactggaaaccacatatcctgaggctgcatttattgtagctggggatttttacaaggctaatctgaaaacaaggctccctaaatttcatcagcatatcgattgcacgacccgggctggtaaaaccctggatcattgttattctaacttccgtgacgcatataaagccctcccacgccctcctttcggcaaatctgaccacgactccattttgttgctcccagcctatagacaggaactaaaacaggaagtacccgtgcttaggtctgttcaacgctggtctgaccaatcggattccacgcttcaagattgcttcgatcacgtggactgggatacgTTCTGCATAGCGTCGAACTACAaaattgatgaatacgctgactCGGttagcgagtttattagcaagtgcatcggtgatgttgtaccctgGGTCTCAAACCCGCCCTGTGCCACTGGTTCCTGGACTccctgacgggccggccccaggtggtgagggtaggtaacaacatcaccccgctgatcctcaacactggggccccacaagggtgcattctcagccctctcctgtactctctgttcacccatgactgtgtggccatgcacgcctccaactcaatcatcaagtttgcagaggacactacagtggtatgcttgattaccaacaacgacgagacggcctacagggaggaggtgagggccctcggagtgtggtgtcaggaaaataacctcacactcaatgtcaacaaaacaaaggagatggacttcaggaaacagcaaagggagaacccccctatccacatcgacgggacagtagtggagaagatggaaagttttaaattccttggtgtacacatcatggacaaactcaAATGGTCCTCCCACACAgatagcgtggtgaagaaggcgcagcagcgcctcttcaacctcaggaggctgaagaaatttggtttgtcaccaaaaacacaatcgagagcatcctgtcgggctgtatcaccgcctggtacagcaaccgCTCCGCctacaaccgtaaggctctccagagggtagtgagttctgcacaacgcatcaccgggagcaaactacctgccctccaggacacctacaccacccgatgtcacaggaaggacaaaaagatcatcaaggacaacaaccacccgagccacggcctgttcaccccgctatcatccagaaggtgaggtcagtacaggtgcatcaaagcggggaccgagagactgtaaaacagcttctatctcaaggccatcagactgttaaacagccatcactaacattgagtggctgctgccaacatactgactcaactccagccactttaataatggaaaaatgtatgtaataaatgtatcactagccactttaaagaatgccactttatataatgtttacataccctacattactcatctcatatgtatatactgtactctaaaccatctactgcatcttgcctatgccattaggccatcactcattcatatatttttatgtacatattcttattcattcctttacacttgtgtgtagaaggtagttgttgtgaaattgttaggttagattacttgttagatattactgcatggtcggaactagaagcacaagcatttcgctacactcacattaacatctgctaaccatgtgtatgtgacaaataaaatttgatttgatttgagtaagctatagtattttttttatgtgGCCAGATACCTATCTATCGCTGCAGGACCAGAAATACAGTATCTTTTCAGCTCTCAGTCATCCCACCCATAGCACACCAACAGGCGTTAAATCTCTAACAGTAGAAACCAATTTAAAGTCATCAGGATAAGGATGAGTCAAAGAACTTGTTTTGCCCTGAGAATTTCATCATTGTTATTCAGCTACAGCTTGAAATGGCTATTCCCTCTTTAAATAGACCGGATCTTGGAATATTGAGGAAGATCCAGTACCAAGCCGTTGATGGAAGTTACAGTCAGGATCTTTGTCTTAGATACCATCCATGGTTAAATGATGGCACTCAAAATGATCCACTTAAATTGATTCTAAAATGGTTGAGAGCTGTTTAGAGGACTCTTTCTGACACAGTTTTGTTTGCAATATCTGATGATATACCGCAACACACTTTTTTGGAGGACGAATGTGCCACGAGTTAGAGGTTATAGCTTTGTTGGAGTGTGAAATCCACCGTCAGGAGCACTACAATGAGAAATATGGGGTCAGGCCCAGAGAGTAAAGAGAAAATGATAGAGGTAGTTAGGGGCTCAGAAGCAAAGCATCAAATGCTGATACTCTAAATTACAAAGCTATCCTCTCTGCTCCCCGCACACCTGTCGCTACCACCACTACCAGGCTCAACTCAGAGAAATGTAATACAtcacaaaatggcaccctattccctatgtagtgcactactattgatcatgctctggtcaaaaagagtgcactacataagaaataggtttccatttggGAGCCAAATGTCGGCTCTGAtaaaaaatacatacattttCTCCCAAAGGTCATCCTACCGGTTTTACTACGGTATCATTCCAACACAACCCTGTTTATGTGAGCTCCCAGATTCTGCAATGAAATCTATACAGTGGAAGAGCAGTCACTTGTATGGTTCCTGTCAGGCCTATAAAGGTGTGAAGGAGAGTTGATGATGATGAACACATGCTTCACTGCTAGTCTGATATGGCAGGATGAAGGACAGGGAACACTGTGAAGAAAACACTGCTAGTCTGATACAGCAGGATGAAGGACAGTGAACACAGTGGAGAAAATACTGCTAGTCTGATACAGCAGGATGAAGGACAGGGAACACAGTGGAGAAAACACTGCTAGTCTGATACAGCAGGATGAAGGACAGGGAACACAGTGGAGAAAATACTGCTAGTCTGATACAGCAGGATGAAGGACAGGATaaaacactgtaacactgtaatacAGTGTTTTAAAAAGATAAAACACTGTATTATACACtgtcacctctgtctctccctctctccccctctctagctctctctctctat is part of the Salvelinus namaycush isolate Seneca chromosome 18, SaNama_1.0, whole genome shotgun sequence genome and harbors:
- the LOC120062891 gene encoding whirlin-like gives rise to the protein MTVLKGCKKLAMSVCSVGRIPGGYVTNNIYAWVDPHGRSVSPPSDLEQQSTLGPQHSQRRTGHTQEKTVNLNLDDGLSLGLMIRGGAEYGLGIYITGVDPGSAADHGALKVGDQLLEVNGRSFVAIPHDEAVRILKTSCHLLVRVRDVGRVPHARTVVDQTKWISSPIPPSPPPITESTASPAATREHRQPSRYTSVCQGVGPPGFQVSLEEQAFLLLTDPERQTMGYYLREYQEGHIGLEPLTMALFELFNTHAKLSLLSEVRSQVAPQELELYDGLVLHREREALKAWHGGIGSLHPAHPYSRCLHTEPSASHSHSNPATLCSAKQECSHGDIVQQDPGATTNVLPDVTLNEVQSTAESPPFFKPPHPPGPGQTQPRHPRDREREQSKNLLSRHSQSGLVFTAPTRLHQECHHKHLKAFQSFSNHQTSTSPSSDVHHTCPNPGHHNSSNPGHHNSSKPGHHNSSNPGHHTTPNPGHHTTPNPGTGHSVYPSSGNDTSMNSLHHTCQNSLHISTTTSSDHHTHQTHHGCSSSGHHSCPGSLHPKPSGPQNKDKFIKLPIFRSCSHEKPATSPGTTLSQLSDSGQTLSEDSGVDIAEARGLSKDSSPWPTKNQASQATQGPQGAQGSAVLASKQQPGSPVPILTLVRVVKNANTLGIAIEGGANTRQPLPRIVTIQKGGSAHSCGQLKVGQVILEVNGVSLRGREHRDAARIIAEAFKTKEKDHIDFLVTEFNTALLQGL